A single genomic interval of Desulfonatronum thiosulfatophilum harbors:
- a CDS encoding PLD nuclease N-terminal domain-containing protein — protein MLYARSAHQSLHVQRKTMFDLPPSQLILIMALLALPILPNLWAIWHSFHADFTTHQEKMVWIAVCVFVPVLGGLAYLIWGRKRARRDQ, from the coding sequence ATGCTGTATGCCAGGAGCGCTCATCAATCACTTCATGTACAAAGGAAAACTATGTTCGACCTGCCACCGTCGCAGCTGATATTGATTATGGCCTTGCTGGCCTTGCCGATTTTGCCGAATTTGTGGGCCATCTGGCATTCTTTTCATGCCGATTTCACCACGCATCAGGAAAAGATGGTCTGGATCGCGGTCTGTGTATTCGTACCTGTGCTTGGCGGTCTGGCATATTTGATCTGGGGACGTAAACGAGCTCGGAGGGACCAATGA